CTCTAGGATCTCTCTCTAAAGAAATTGGGTGCTTAGGATACATGGAGCAGTggggaagtttttttttttttgttgggggggggggggggtgtgtaAGCGAGTGGGTTGAAATTGATAAAGCTGAATGGTGTGGATAGTATGTTAAAATTGCTTTTCAGGCATGGTCGAACGTTCAGTGTACTGCTTTTGAACAGCAAAAAGGTTCCCACTTCGAACGTTCTATAAATGCTTTGAATGTTTGGTTTACTGTTTATGTGCAAGAAGTGGTCTATTTTGAACGTTCCAAAGATGCTTCAAACGTTCGAGTAGGGGTCCATATCGAACGTTCCAGAAACTTGTTGAACGTTCAGGCAGGggataaaattattatttattttttgatatttttaagaaaactaTTTTAAGACACTTAGTTGAATAAATTAGCAATATTAGTATATATGGTTATTTActtgttaatattattttggggTATTACAGTAGGAGAAGGTGCATGGGAAATGAGTTGATGCGGATCAGTAAGAGAAGCAGGGACATTTTAAGTTTGGTCAAGAGAAGTAGTGGGAGAGGGGGATTGGTGTGGCAAAAGGGCGATGGTCTAGGATGCACGCATGAGAGTGGTTAAAATATCTAGAGGAATGGGAGTAGCAGAGGTTGCTGGCAGGGAGGGATTGAAAGTAACAGCAGTCAGGATACCCTCCTGGACAGGGAACAAGGGCTCATAAAAAATATGGGTAATTATTTTCACCATGAATTACCAACACCCGTCAATATGCTCCCACGAACTGACATTCTCCCCACCCGACCACATCGAACTATTATTTACTTACCAAACATTCATTCTATTAGTCAATCTcgttaaaaaacttgaaatgacACAAATTAAATACCATaactttatataaaaaaaattacaaataatatacctaaaattaaacaaattaaaaaaaaaaaatgtattagcAACAGTTCCCAATTCccatagaaaaaaatatattcaaaagtaaaaaaaccgaataaattttttattttttattttaaaaaacacaataaaaactaaataattcaGATGTTCTCGGAGTAggtttaaataataatttagtcattgtagtcaaattGTGCCATGCCAACACAAATAGTATGATGAAATGTGTCactcttaaaaaatattaatatattaaaatacaaatatataaaactttaaaaattgaaaaaattatttttattttcaaaaagaaaaaaaggggtttTGGATGGGGGAAGGGGTGCTTGCTGGGGAGTCAGTCACCTCTAAGGGTggctcccttttttttttttttttttaaagaaaaaattatttttttaaagtttttaatttttaggttatatatatatatatatatatatatatatatatgtatttttaatatatgatttttttttagagtgacatgtgtcataatACTATTAGTGCTGACgtggaaataaatttttattttgacctACTCAAAGGATCTCTGAATTATTTAAGATTTTCTTTATATTGCAGTGAGCAATTTGTATTTAGGACAACAACATGGACTGATTTTgaatctattcatttttttatttttatttttatttttgtaataaaaaagaaaattattttttggtttttgtttcattttttaattagttttttttttaaaaaaaaaagataaaaatttaatattgatattttttttttatttaagggtatttttgtcttttaacgAGATTTAACATCTTAAAAGAGACTATTCTATCCAATTTAACAATATTCCCTAACGGCAGGAGGTTTTGGTAAGCAAATAATAGTTCGATGCGGTCGGGTGGTGAGAGTGTCAGTTTGTGGGAACATATTGACGAAGactggtagttcatgagggaaaAAGATAATTATTCCTAAAAAATAACATGCCttgatatataaaaaaacaatatgcGTGCCTAATTAGGCGCGTAAACCCTGTCAATAAGGAGTTAAGGGTTCAAATAGACCATATGAAGTTTGATTATGACTTGTTCACATGAAATATCatatattatcattatattGCATCAACATAAGTTTCTGTCATTtgacaaaaaacaattttgctTAATATATGTGATTTATTAACCTTATTTCTAAACTGTCAGAGTTCACTGCATGATAACATGTTCCTAGTGTGTCAATTCACTAAGTCGTGAACTTATGATTTGATCTATTTCTAAATGCAAAACATTCTTGTTTTATAGTTGGATGTTATTTAGAGGATGGTACATAGGCCCTCGCACTGAAGAATTTAGATGGATGGCTGGGCTAGATTAATCTTTGTGGAGAACTCCAAGATGGTGGCCCGTACGTTGGCGTTCTATGACTATTTGGTTTTGgcttgtaataatttttatttgactttACGCTATGCTATGTTATAGGCTAACTATATAACAAAATTGCACTCGTGGCAACAATCTTAGAGAAGTCATTGTTGCGCCAATTACATCTAAATGATCTAATTAATATTGACCAAGGTGATATTTAAGCACAGAAGCCAAATGGATGTTTAAATCAAGGGATTTAAGCATGAAGTAAATTATCAGTTAATTAAATAGGTCTTGAGAGGCGTACGTAgttaattattagttaattatttttttaagaattacaTCAAGTCTATATGCGGTTATGCACGTACTCTAGATACGTactttacacatttttttttcatgaaagcTATGTCATACGTTGTAATTAATCATTTCAATTTACATGCATGTATTTATAAACCTCAAACGATggatcatttatttttcaagcaCCCATGTACACAAAATAGAGCTCACATCACTGTACAAAAAATTTCCTTTTGAGTGTAATTCATACACTTTTGATAGtaaaaataaacatgcaataAAGCTTTGATGAAAGCCTCCACATGAGTTTCACTTGCCTTGGTCACAAAAGTCCTCCGAGTAATCCTCATAAAATCCTCAACACTGCTGCTTGGAAAAGGTTCTACTAGTAGTCAATCGTCTAGACTAGAGCACCTCTGAAAATATAAAGTTTGTACTTTCAAAAACTCTGCCAATTGACTGTTCGATTGTTCTCGTCGTTCAATTGTTGCTGGCAACGATCAATTTTTCTGACATGGACAAAAACTCCAAAAAGGTTCTATCTGTCACCTACCTAGCTCGTTCTAAGGCTAAACTAGACATCTCAACACTATCATAAGCACAAATCAACCCTCAACACAAGAACCCAACACCAAagttcaaatatttattttaaaacacaagGTATTCTTTCTAACCCTATAgtaatcatcaacaaaatactCGAGGACTCTCTAAcaacaacccccccccccccccccccacacacacaaaaaaaaaaaagaacaaagaaaaaaagccaCACTTCAGAAAACTTAAACAATAATGAAACAAGCATATCACAAGAAAGGAATCAAGTTTTAGGTGTAAGGTTTACATCTTTTGAAGGTAAAGGCCCAAATCCCTTCAAAAAGCTATCATtgtcgttctctctctctctctctcccctctcttTAGGATCTTGTGGTTGAAAGAGGATCAAAATGGGGCTTAAGGGTCGTCCAAGACCCTTAAATAGACTCACTTTTACGGACCTATGCTGAAATGGTCAATTTTTATTAGCATGCAGACTGTGCCACCAATTGATCGCTTTGCTTAGTACTCTATCAAGCAATGTTAAGGTTTTGAGCAACATCGCTCGATCATTCTCAGACGCAAATCGATCGTTATGCACAGAAAAtttttgagtttgaaaataaaattacttttgagTTTAAGGGGAGATGTATATGTTTtacattattaaattgataCTAAAATATTGTACATTTAGATTTGATTACTATACTTGTATTCTTTTACCTACCATAGTTTTCATGTAAATATAGACTTTTGTAATGTAAATATGAATTAAGTTAATAAGagtaagacttttttttttcttttataattttcagttattttttcattttttttaaaaaaattgttcctttttgtttatttaattttctcttttttgtttaattttttttttccttttttgtttaattttttagaagttaattttttttttttaatttataagaaaaattttgTGTTATTGAAAAGAATTTCGGgtaattttttgtctttttgttgatcttagggggacattgacatgttttgataatttcataggagacattaacacaattgatagtttgatgagacatcaacaattaagtgataatttgagagaatatgtgtagtttttcaaaaaaagaaaagtaaaagtgaaatatatttttttaataatataggaaaaattaaatgaatctaGTAAGAAGTATATTTagataatgaagaaaaaagtgattttattttttaaattaaaaaaatttatcctATGTCCACCGTTATTGctctaaaattaataaataaataaaggtgtATATATGTCAAAAGGTAAAATGGTACACATTTAAGTAAGCACGTGGCCGTCAGTCGTGCAAGAGAGGAACGCAAGGCTGTGAGAATACAAATGGACGAAACGTCCACGTGGCATCATGACAGTGGGTTGGAGAGCAGAACTCAGGTGTCAAATAAATTGGTTCAATCATCACGATTAAAAAGAGAAGACGTCTCTCCTAAATTTGTAGCTCCACCGCTGATAAATAATATTTGCACAACATATGCCCAGATCATGATAATTGGACTAGCgaaagtaaataaaatatatacattACATAACAAAGAAGGTATAAATAAGACATAATTCGAAGCGTAACGCTTCTTActttcaaatgaaaatatatatatatataatggtgcACATGAAATAAATACATTCAATATATTGGAAGACGAGAGTTGAGTCATTTAATTTAcgtagtaaaaataaaaatccccaTTGTCAAATCTCAGCGGTCGGGGTCATCGTAGGCTTCAAAGTATTCATAGTCGTCATCTTACCAGTCTGTGAGGCTGTTGTAGTCAGGGACGAAGTCATAAGAATCATCAAATTCATAGTCATAAGTGGAATCAAAGACAAGCCGCAAGTCTGTAATCTGTTCAGCACATCTTCTACTCACATCTTCTGTCAGGGAGATAGTATTGAAACATTGGCGCAGGTCAAGTGATTCAAGATGAGGACAACCATCAAGAATGGCCTGCACACCGTTGTTAGTCAGCGTATTTCCGAAAAGCTGGAGGTGGCGCAATTCACTCATGTTCTCTGCAATTGCAAGGGCAACCTCATCATGCTTTAACTGATCGTCCTGGCAACTCATGTACTCATAAATCTCATAATAACGCCCCCGCTTGTTGAATTTGAGTGATTTCAAATGAGGGCAACACCGGCCCACAGCTTTCAGAGCTTCTTTTGACAATGAACAATATGCAATGTCAAGCTCCTCAAGTAATGGAAGTTTTGCAGCCACTTCACTCAATGCCTCATCTGAAATGTTATTGCATCTTACAAGTCGAATGCGTTTGAGTTGACTTGAACTGTTAAAATACCATGAAAGGAAATGGCAAAATGAACCAGCAGTTATCAACAAAGAGGCAAACTCATTATTGGAATAACGAGATTGAATCCACAATCCACAACATAGACTGTGAACTGTATCATAGATCCCATCAAGCCTTTCATTTTTTGGGTAAATAAAGCCATAACAGTACATAAGTGTATAACAAGATAAAACCCCATTTAACCAATTTTTCATCAACAATATAACAGTATGCCTCAATATTACTAGAGTGGCGGTTTTCCAACATCATGAGCTGCAGTTTTCATCAGAAGAACTTCCAACTCTTTTTCAAAGGTAATTGCCGACCATTCAAGAATCCGGTTTCTGTGGCTTTTGTTCGAATCTTGAATGAACATGTGATAGGCTTTCAATATTATTTGATGATCATCAAAACTACATCCTCCTCCAATCAAATTCACGTTTTATGTTTGCCTCAAGTATGCTCTAGGCTAGCAGAAAGGCTTACATGCAGCACCTTACACCATGAAAGCTAAGCACCTCTATCTAACCAGGTACAACGTACTTGAGGATGAAGCACATAAATCCAAATGTTTCAGCAAAGTGGTTTGATAGTCTTAAGTTGGAATAGATAACATGAATGATGATACTTCATacgataaaattaaaaaaattgggtgATGTTAGTAAGAACTAAGAACAGAGGCCCATGCTGTTGATTGACAAGAGAAATACAAAATGATAAACACAAAAATCTCAACTTCAAAGTCAATAAACTAGAATTGCACGTAGTAATCACCAAAATGCAAACAACCACAAGGCTCCTAGCAATCACATTGTACAATAAAAAAGGCCctcaatattaaaaattaaacatatataaacatatcaatcaagtaaaaagaaaatacctgTCAGCGATGTGCCTGAGGAGCTCGTCGGTGCCGAAGTTCCCGACGTTAATATCGACCAACTGGCCGCAGCTGCGATCGACGGCGTGGCGGCACATCTCCTCGAGGTCGTACGGTAACTTCCATAACTCCCGGAGGGTTTTGGGGCTGGGTATGTGGACGGCGCGCCACATCGACGGGTCTTTGCAGAGGTTGTGCCACTGCGAGCACACCATCTGCGCGCTCGTCAGAATCTCGAATGCATCCAGTCTCATCAGGATCGAAGCCGTAACGTCCCTGGGCAGAGCCAGCCAGTTGCGGAATTCGTCAGGAGGAGGGTCCATCGCGAGATTTTCTGTGCAAGGGGTATCAGACATGGGCAACGGAGttcgaagaagaaagaaagaaagattcgagaaaaaagaaaagaaacgaagAGTAAAGCGCGAGTTGAAGACCAAAGCACGTAATCCGAGGCCACGTCCACTGGACTAGAAGTGTGCGTTTTGGGAAGCTTGTAAAACGCTGAGTTTCGCTAGTTTGAAAAGTAGCAAGT
This DNA window, taken from Alnus glutinosa chromosome 5, dhAlnGlut1.1, whole genome shotgun sequence, encodes the following:
- the LOC133867617 gene encoding putative F-box/LRR-repeat protein 23, yielding MSDTPCTENLAMDPPPDEFRNWLALPRDVTASILMRLDAFEILTSAQMVCSQWHNLCKDPSMWRAVHIPSPKTLRELWKLPYDLEEMCRHAVDRSCGQLVDINVGNFGTDELLRHIADSSSQLKRIRLVRCNNISDEALSEVAAKLPLLEELDIAYCSLSKEALKAVGRCCPHLKSLKFNKRGRYYEIYEYMSCQDDQLKHDEVALAIAENMSELRHLQLFGNTLTNNGVQAILDGCPHLESLDLRQCFNTISLTEDVSRRCAEQITDLRLVFDSTYDYEFDDSYDFVPDYNSLTDW